Genomic DNA from Suncus etruscus isolate mSunEtr1 chromosome 13, mSunEtr1.pri.cur, whole genome shotgun sequence:
GGTCACAGCACTAGGATACTTTTGGCTATGGTGGGATTCTGCATGGCTGGTGGGGCCGGGAAAGATGGGATGTTCACACAGTCTTGAGGCTACTATTTAGCTCCTCACCAGCCGTTTTCCCATTGCCTCCCCCCTGGGCAAAGGCTCCTGTGAGAATGGCCTTTACTCAGTTGTGGGCTGTAAATTGTCTTTCTCTTCACGGTTCTCTGGCCCACTCTCATCATCTTCGatctccccttcctccccactGAACTTGTCGTGGGCCCACTTGGGGCTGGTGGTGGATTTCCAGAACATGAACTGGCCTTGGCCTAGGGGAAAGGCTCCTCGGCCCTGGCCCTGGCTCACCCACTTCTCACTGCCTTCGCCTTCACGGTCATCATGCAAGTAATACTTCTTGCTTTTAGGTGTGTACTCCGGGTCCCACTCCTCCTCCCCCCGGTTTCTCTTTTGGAAatcattgttgctgttgttattgttgttaccaGAGTAGTTACCTCTGCCCCAGTCTCTTCCTCTGGCTCGAAATTGAAAGGTCCCTCGTGCTCTGCCTCCTCTTTCACTTGGACCCACAAAATCTTTGGTCCCCAGTCTTGATTTGTCAAAGCCTGTGgtgctctcttccctctcttctgtttcctcagtgtactCTTCCGCTTTGTAGGAGTGGGACGactgggaggaaggggaggaggaccTGGATGGGTCTCGTGCTCTCTGGTGTTTCTTCTGCTTCTTTGATCCTTTGTGAGTTTTCTCTGTTTTCTCAGCTGATCTTTCCCTCGAGCGGCTTGAGTCTCGGGAACCCACTGATTCTCTTGATTTACCTCTTTTAAGATCTCTCTCCTTATGTTTTTTACGACGTTCAATATCAAGGCGGAGATCAACAGGATCATCTTTGTATTTTCCCTCAGCCTTGTAGCCAGGTTCCCGAGGGCTTTTCATTTCGTCATGAGTCAAACCATGTTTCCTGAATGTACTGGGGGATATGTCTATCCTCTTGTGTATCTCTGGGCTTTTCTTGTTTTTAGCTGCCTCCTGCTCAGATCCTCTCTTTAGGTATTTAGTAAAGCGTTCATGCAATGTCATTCCTGAGGATCCAAAGTGATGTTCTTTAACATGGTGAACAATGGTCACAATATGCTGGGCAAAAAGTTTTGAGGGGCTCCGCTGAGACTGAGCTGACTGTATATGCTGGAAAATGGAGCGAAATTCCCGTTCCTTTTTGTTGCTATGAACTAGATCCCGAGAAAGCTTATGTTCCTGAGCCAACAAACCACCGGGTCTTGCAAGGTCCTCATCAAAGGAATCCATCCGTACATTGACCTGGGCCTCTCCAGTAATGGAAAAGGATGACTTCCCTGTAAAGTCTCCTTTGGCTGAAAACTTGTCTCGGCTCTCAGATGTCTTTCTGGGGGGAAGTGATGAGCTTTTCTCTTGGATAGCTTTGTAAGCGGTCTCTCGGAAATTCTTCTCAGGCACAAATCCTCTGTGTCCACTCTCAGTTCTCTTGGAGTCTCCCCTATCCTCCTTTTTGGATCTCTCTGAAAAAGACTGGTCTTCCAGCTCCTCTGTTTTCCTCTGCTTTTCCTTCCCAGGAGGTACATACACTAGCCCCTCCCATTTGCTCGACTTCTCCTcctcctggtttttgtttgtaCCTGTTATAACTTTTGACATAAATTTGGGCTCATCATCGAACTccgattccttccttcctttagaTTTGTCTTTATCTTGATCATCCATTTCCTCTTTATGGAAGTCAGTCATCTTCTTCTCAAAGTCATCTCTAAGCTTATACCTCTTAGGAGACTGGCTACCCGGAAAAGACTTCTCAAGATCAGTTTTGGGAGCAAATGAATCAGACTTCATTTTTGAATCACCCAAGGCTGTGTCTGTGAAgctccctttctctttcattttctcttcatcACTAGTTTTCTGTTCCTTGTCTTTTCCATTCTCTGTCTTCTGCTCTTCTAAATACCTTTTCAAATAGGCTACCCCTCCAGCAGCAGCTACATCCTTCTGAGAGGAGCCATATGTGGAACCAGTGGTTGGTGGACTCTTACCCACAGGGCTCTTTTTGGATGGACTCAAGGACCCAGAGCCATGGTCAAATTGACCTTGGTGTGCTCCAGCCTGGTAACCAGAACCACTCTGCAGAGATGAACCCAACTGAGATGTGCTGGAAAGTGGAGTGCTAGGTTTTGGCACAGGACTAGGATGTGGTGACAGCCGCCTCACCACCACAGACTGGAGGGGGCTCTTAAGAGCAGGACTGCGCTCCCTTGGACTCAGCTCTGGAACTGCTGAGACCGGGGATGCAAAACCAGCACTGTAAGCAGATGCATCTGGCCATGGCTTTGAGCTGTCAGATGCTTTTGAATCTTGAGAAGTGCTTCCAGAGAATGTCTGTTCCTTGCTCTCATCTCCCTGGTTGTCGCCAGCGGCCTGAGATGGCCGGCGATCCTTGGAAGAGGACTTTTTATCTTTTGCAGACTTGAGCTTAGAAGACTCAACTCGGCTGTGGTTGGAGGAAGAACTAGAGGTAGAGGAGCGCCTTGACCTGTCAGAGGAAGACTTAGCCGAATTTCGAGAATGGCTCCTGGACCTTTGTGAAGGGGATCTTCTCTTTGGGGAACGAGATCGGGAGCGACCACGTCGAGGACTGTATGCCTGCCGGTAATTTTGCCAATTTGAGCGGTAGTTTCCATAGCCTCCTCGGTTATACTGGCCCCAAGGATAAAAGCCTCTGTTGCGCCCACGGAAATAATAGGGCCTTCTATAACCTCTGTTGTGGCCTCGGAAATCCCGATTCTGATAGACTCTTGGGTGGTTTCTCTCTCTGTTATGAGCTGGAGAATATGATCTGGAACGAGACCTAGAACTCAGTGGGCGTTTTATTGAGCCTGAGACAGACCGACTTCGGGAACGAGACTTTGAAAATGAACGAGAACGAGACCTTGAAGCTGATCTTGACCGTGAAGAGCGAGACCCAGacttggatttgtttgtttttgacatcTCTGAAGGGTTACTTTTCAACTATTCCTTATTTGAATTATGATTCCACTTGTAGCGGATCCCGAACAGACACTCCCTGTAAAAAATACTGACAGTATTTTTACTGTCAATACTTAAGCTGCTGACTTCTCCAATTTACAAAGTTAGGATGCAGTTCTCCGCCGCCATGCGCCTCCCAACGGTACAACGGGcgaacctctctctctcttctctctctccccgctTCTCAGCGCTCCCAGCTCGCGTCCCCGCTCTCCGAAGTTCACGAAGGCAGTGGCTGTCTTTCTCattcttatttcacttaacataccCATTTTGAACTCTTTTCATACAGTTGCAGaaagttttatctttatttagaattttattctgTTCTATACAAATGAATTTGACTTCAGAAAGGCTTCACAAAAATATTAAACCATTATCCCATGATGACATCCATAATTTATGTAGAAGTTAATTTTATTAGTATGTTTAGATTATGGTGATTTCAgatcagatatttttttctgttaagatTTTTCTTTGGATATAACCACTAAATTGGCTAGAAGTGAAGTTGATCATCCTTGTGTTATGTGTTAGGACACGCATCTCATCCAATTGGTTAAAAACTTAACCAAAAACATTAAGTTTCATGAAGTCACTTGTGTCTTAACCCACGCTATAAAATTTAAACCTTGCTCATGAGTCTACTtgtagattaaaatttttattttattttttaataataatttttattgtgaccaaagggtgaataacaaatctttcacagtagtatttaagttacatagtggCAATGtatcagagccattcccaccaccagggttgtcctcctccctccaccccttttcccagcatgtgtcccatatctcccctgtGTCCCCAAGAGTtctagtgaaactgttcccctctgagtataacttgttgtagatagggtatggattctgttgttgactttagggtTGACATTTAAGttggatcattttttaattccactcaaaactttaactttaactttattttttcatactGCTAATACAAATCTTGTTACATCCCATCTCAGTTACATGAGCCAATTGATTAcaataacttttaaaatctatAATTAGGGAAAAGTAACTGATGAAGCTTatggtggtggtgctggagatgactatgaaataaaaatatatatgtcactATTTTGTTCTTTGGAGAACTCTAATCTACTGAATGCCTTTGTATTAGTCATTGTATATTATTATCCCTATCTAAAATTATCATCACCTCAATAGAAAATAGCAGATAATCTTCCTAATGATTCTATTTTAAGTCTTAGTTAAGATTTattcttcaggggctggagctatagcacagcaggtagcacatttgccttgtatgtgctgacccaggaccagtcAGGTTTCAAACCCCTgaatctgatatggtcccctgagccttcgagGAGCAATTTTTTAGTGCTGAGTCTGaattaaactctgagcaccaccagtctgacaaaaaaaaagagagagagagaagagtttatccttcagatttttaaaaacattctttttgtcagtgaaagaaaataaaacagctaAAGCAAAATTCATCATGCTCAAATGAAGAAGAATATACATTTCAAGTAAAACAACTTCTGATCAATTTTCTTCATGTATTCCCATTAACTCATAATCTAAGTTTTAATTTAGATAGAAAATTAAGTGTCTTAAAGGTGCATAATGAGAtgaattacttttaaaaagacTGGTTGTTTTATAGGCAAGAacttctttatatctttttaatgTGCTCTTTGGCAGAATATCtgtaagagataaaagaaaaatatcttcccaTAATTATTTAGAGGACAAAAATTGTGATGGTCAGACTACTTCAGACATACTTCctgaaaaaatatatgcattttactCATCAGGATCAGTGAAAGTGTTACCCTGTTTGATAAAAGGAATGCTACAGATGTGAAATAAAGACTTAAGAATTGTGAAGATTAACCTGAGCCATATAATCACTGAATACTTAAAACTGGAGAGCCTTTGTCATTTGTGATTAGTTGGAAAAGTGATAGTGAAAAATTGACACACAAATATAAAGCATTGACTTTGAAAGTAAGGTCAGTTTGCCATAGTCCAATTCGGTATAAAGCCTCAAGAAgcagggaaaaataaaacaaaaatattcctagATACTCTATCTATATAGTAACATCTTCCTTAGTTTTAGCCCAGTTTGAAGATATCTAGCTAGCAACTACCTAGGTCTATTCACTTTTATTATTTGATGTTCTTTACTACCCATGTATTTTCAGATCAATACTTTcaattagaataaaatgtttctatatcATATTGTTATATTACAAggcaaaatagatcaaattaGTATTCTTATTATGTTGTATTTAATCTAATAGAGTTTCTAAATGCCTTTTTTAAAATGcagttattatgaaaataaattatctaaCTTAAGAAACAATTTTTATGATACATTAGAGATAGCATTAAAGTATAGAATATTTAAAGGAATGTAGACAAATATATGCCTTTTAATATCTATACTACTCAATAGAGtgacatgaaaaaaatgtaaaggagaTCATTATTATGGCAAGGACATCATAAAATAGTAGATCTGAGATGTTCTTAGTAAACTGTCCAGTGAAGGAGATTTTTATTTCTGGACAAAAAAGATTTTCCTATTTCATTGAAACCTGAAGCTATAAACTtagtgatatataaatatatactttgtcTTTATTTACTCTAATTTAAATTACATGTTTTCAATAGTATTAACTGTGTGTTTTGATGTATGTTTTGATGTATATCTTTAACTCACCTCCAAACTACT
This window encodes:
- the LOC126026158 gene encoding thyroid hormone receptor-associated protein 3-like — protein: MSKTNKSKSGSRSSRSRSASRSRSRSFSKSRSRSRSVSGSIKRPLSSRSRSRSYSPAHNRERNHPRVYQNRDFRGHNRGYRRPYYFRGRNRGFYPWGQYNRGGYGNYRSNWQNYRQAYSPRRGRSRSRSPKRRSPSQRSRSHSRNSAKSSSDRSRRSSTSSSSSNHSRVESSKLKSAKDKKSSSKDRRPSQAAGDNQGDESKEQTFSGSTSQDSKASDSSKPWPDASAYSAGFASPVSAVPELSPRERSPALKSPLQSVVVRRLSPHPSPVPKPSTPLSSTSQLGSSLQSGSGYQAGAHQGQFDHGSGSLSPSKKSPVGKSPPTTGSTYGSSQKDVAAAGGVAYLKRYLEEQKTENGKDKEQKTSDEEKMKEKGSFTDTALGDSKMKSDSFAPKTDLEKSFPGSQSPKRYKLRDDFEKKMTDFHKEEMDDQDKDKSKGRKESEFDDEPKFMSKVITGTNKNQEEEKSSKWEGLVYVPPGKEKQRKTEELEDQSFSERSKKEDRGDSKRTESGHRGFVPEKNFRETAYKAIQEKSSSLPPRKTSESRDKFSAKGDFTGKSSFSITGEAQVNVRMDSFDEDLARPGGLLAQEHKLSRDLVHSNKKEREFRSIFQHIQSAQSQRSPSKLFAQHIVTIVHHVKEHHFGSSGMTLHERFTKYLKRGSEQEAAKNKKSPEIHKRIDISPSTFRKHGLTHDEMKSPREPGYKAEGKYKDDPVDLRLDIERRKKHKERDLKRGKSRESVGSRDSSRSRERSAEKTEKTHKGSKKQKKHQRARDPSRSSSPSSQSSHSYKAEEYTEETEEREESTTGFDKSRLGTKDFVGPSERGGRARGTFQFRARGRDWGRGNYSGNNNNNSNNDFQKRNRGEEEWDPEYTPKSKKYYLHDDREGEGSEKWVSQGQGRGAFPLGQGQFMFWKSTTSPKWAHDKFSGEEGEIEDDESGPENREEKDNLQPTTE